A genomic window from Companilactobacillus alimentarius DSM 20249 includes:
- a CDS encoding sugar-binding transcriptional regulator translates to MTNNEDLELLDLVAPDFIKTLEKRFKILQSISLMEPVGRRVLTDDLNITERGLRTETDLLKKQGLIISSKSGMSLTKTGSDAVIRLTDVLADYQGTALLEKQLSKKLGISRCIVLPGNADKQQRVIDSFGRRLNQLLGTLLPTGQSMISVTGGSTLAQVARNLSPDLSKNRQLVFLPARGGVGESVMIQANSVCAEMASKTQSQYRAMYLPEDISEKSFESLQEETSIKSVLDLIYRSNVVIHSIGTASIMAERRNLSQREQDIIDNGHAVSEAFGDFFDQSGKLVYKVPRIGLHVRDLDRIEYVIAIAGGESKANAIQSYMKNAPHHTILITDESASKLILRDNPLK, encoded by the coding sequence ATGACTAATAATGAAGATTTAGAATTGCTGGATTTGGTTGCCCCAGACTTCATTAAGACTCTGGAAAAGCGATTTAAAATACTTCAGAGTATCTCATTAATGGAACCGGTCGGGCGCAGAGTGTTGACTGATGATCTTAACATTACGGAACGTGGGTTAAGAACTGAAACAGACTTATTGAAAAAGCAAGGCTTGATTATATCTTCGAAATCTGGGATGTCTTTGACAAAAACAGGTAGCGATGCAGTAATCAGACTAACGGATGTATTAGCCGATTATCAAGGAACGGCTCTTTTGGAAAAACAATTGAGTAAAAAACTTGGGATTAGTCGGTGTATTGTATTGCCCGGTAACGCTGATAAGCAACAACGGGTGATCGATTCATTCGGTAGAAGACTTAATCAGCTTTTAGGAACATTGTTGCCAACGGGTCAATCGATGATTTCTGTTACTGGTGGTAGTACACTAGCACAAGTTGCACGAAATCTTTCGCCAGACCTTTCCAAGAACCGCCAATTGGTATTTTTACCAGCACGAGGCGGCGTCGGTGAATCTGTGATGATTCAAGCTAACAGTGTTTGCGCAGAAATGGCTTCAAAGACGCAGAGCCAGTACCGGGCAATGTATCTTCCGGAAGACATTTCTGAAAAAAGTTTTGAATCTTTGCAAGAAGAGACTTCAATTAAGTCGGTTCTTGATTTAATATATAGAAGTAATGTTGTTATTCACAGCATTGGCACTGCAAGTATTATGGCTGAGAGAAGAAATCTTTCTCAAAGAGAGCAGGACATTATTGATAATGGTCACGCCGTATCAGAAGCGTTTGGCGATTTCTTTGATCAAAGTGGTAAACTTGTATATAAGGTACCTAGGATTGGACTTCATGTCCGGGACCTTGATAGAATAGAGTATGTGATTGCGATTGCTGGTGGCGAAAGTAAAGCTAACGCAATCCAGTCATATATGAAAAACGCACCTCATCATACGATCTTAATTACTGATGAGTCTGCCTCAAAACTGATTTTAAGGGATAACCCTTTAAAATAA
- a CDS encoding alpha/beta fold hydrolase: MELITDDGIKLNYHDYGTGQPIVLVPGFGGYQEIWSLQVKYLLEMKNYRVITYDHRNHGASQRTQQNLTIDQLSDDLVTLVNHLKLDQPILVGHSMGASTCYAYLSKSKNVKSVMAIDQSPKMLNDLDWQYGFENINEENFKYQLQQPKKVRETLHGLDDRVFDPLSKAKMEHPFDRKYNLSLLFDHVQKDWRKVLINTEVPVKLVVARQSPYFDYHFGDILAEKNINITSVTMNNCGHDIMAEIPEEFNQTLRHFVFDSMKK, translated from the coding sequence ATGGAATTAATTACAGATGATGGAATCAAGTTGAATTATCACGATTATGGAACTGGGCAACCAATTGTTTTGGTGCCGGGGTTTGGTGGTTACCAAGAGATTTGGAGTTTGCAGGTAAAATATTTACTTGAAATGAAGAATTACCGAGTGATAACTTATGATCACAGGAATCACGGTGCTTCTCAAAGGACACAACAGAATTTAACGATAGATCAATTGAGTGATGACTTAGTAACATTGGTTAATCATTTAAAATTAGATCAACCAATTCTAGTTGGACATTCAATGGGAGCAAGTACTTGCTATGCTTATTTAAGCAAGAGTAAAAATGTTAAGTCTGTAATGGCGATTGACCAATCACCCAAAATGTTAAATGACCTTGATTGGCAATATGGATTTGAAAATATTAATGAAGAGAATTTTAAATATCAATTGCAACAACCTAAAAAGGTTCGAGAAACGTTGCATGGCTTAGATGATCGAGTTTTTGATCCACTTAGTAAAGCAAAGATGGAGCATCCCTTTGATCGAAAGTATAACTTATCGTTATTATTCGACCATGTTCAAAAGGATTGGCGTAAGGTATTAATTAATACCGAGGTACCGGTAAAATTAGTCGTTGCCAGACAAAGTCCTTATTTTGATTATCATTTTGGAGATATTTTAGCTGAAAAGAATATTAATATTACGAGCGTAACGATGAATAATTGCGGGCACGATATTATGGCAGAAATCCCCGAGGAATTTAATCAAACCTTACGACATTTTGTCTTCGATAGTATGAAAAAATAA
- a CDS encoding malonate decarboxylase holo-ACP synthase, whose product MVEIHPHDLLKIDSVASLTDGLSDWADKSFLESLTVVVRRSPIVDNQIPVGVRGMKREQRFATFVNSENVVRVITPYELVKGKCWVNVSSDRQDIPAIKALPVVSKILKDFKWGISGSVGFELATATKTSKMTSDLDLVWLPQEPLSKESAKNLLKKLNQFGVHVDLQVIRNNNGFSLEEYANSGSTIMMKTLGDPILVKNPWI is encoded by the coding sequence ATGGTAGAAATTCATCCGCATGATTTATTAAAAATTGATTCAGTTGCTAGTTTGACTGACGGTCTATCTGACTGGGCTGACAAGAGTTTTCTTGAATCGTTAACCGTAGTTGTACGACGCAGTCCAATTGTTGATAATCAAATTCCCGTTGGCGTAAGAGGGATGAAACGGGAACAGCGATTTGCAACTTTTGTTAATTCTGAAAATGTAGTTCGAGTTATTACTCCATATGAATTGGTAAAGGGAAAATGTTGGGTCAATGTATCTAGCGACCGTCAAGATATTCCAGCTATCAAAGCATTGCCAGTAGTGTCAAAAATTTTAAAAGATTTCAAATGGGGAATAAGCGGCAGCGTCGGTTTTGAACTAGCGACTGCCACCAAGACAAGTAAAATGACGAGTGATTTGGATTTGGTTTGGTTACCGCAAGAGCCGCTTTCAAAGGAGTCGGCTAAAAACCTTCTGAAAAAGTTGAATCAGTTTGGCGTTCACGTTGATTTGCAGGTTATTCGTAACAATAATGGCTTTTCGCTTGAGGAGTACGCTAATAGTGGTTCGACTATTATGATGAAGACCCTTGGTGATCCGATTTTAGTGAAGAATCCCTGGATCTAA
- the mdcD gene encoding biotin-independent malonate decarboxylase subunit beta — protein sequence MKNSFVELHARERALSLLDAETAKELVGPLDDMISPHLEPQGIVPESDDGIVLMKGKIDGNNVLVISIEGKFQGGGIGEVSGSKIVAALEKALEDNKNGKTIYPILVLDTGGVRLQEANYGLLSISEIQNVVIALKKYVPVIGLVPGRVGSFGGMSITASILSYLIATNKARIALNGPEVIEQEAGVREFDSSDKNLIWNTLGTKQRLATGLVDEVVDDTVDSIKASLVNEIKTKKDAHRTENVDFYLSLLDKLDLSKKLDIETYDDLFKQVETVKHDIPEAITSFKEGTKSRGRVWFEAITGIKNATSSVSTVLHAQKDGKEYVAIVPDAENDFPRVRNGEVGLQEGFAVASIINKVVAEDKDKDVKRPIILIVDVPSQAYGYQEELIGIHVALGSSAAAYAKARQAGHPVIDFIPGDAVSGGFLAHGLQSNRMIALDDDSITIQAMSKASAARITQRTISELEEATKHVPAMAYDIDNYEKLGALYKLVKGIGSWEATDENVEKIDQIIDEAIASLDGDKTLHFRYETPIAKASGRKATLKVRQLVDEQW from the coding sequence ATGAAGAATAGTTTTGTTGAATTACACGCACGTGAACGTGCACTTTCATTATTGGATGCAGAGACTGCTAAAGAGTTAGTCGGTCCACTTGATGATATGATTTCTCCACACTTGGAGCCTCAAGGCATTGTTCCTGAGAGTGATGATGGAATTGTTTTGATGAAAGGTAAGATCGACGGCAATAATGTCTTGGTAATTTCAATTGAAGGTAAATTCCAAGGCGGCGGTATCGGTGAGGTCAGCGGTAGTAAAATTGTTGCAGCCTTAGAAAAAGCTCTTGAAGATAATAAGAACGGTAAAACAATTTATCCAATTTTAGTTTTGGATACTGGTGGTGTCCGTCTCCAAGAGGCTAATTATGGTCTATTATCAATTTCTGAAATTCAAAACGTCGTTATCGCTTTGAAGAAGTATGTTCCAGTGATTGGTTTGGTACCGGGACGTGTTGGATCTTTTGGTGGTATGTCAATCACAGCTTCTATTTTGTCTTATTTGATTGCTACTAATAAAGCTAGAATTGCTTTGAATGGTCCAGAAGTTATTGAACAAGAAGCTGGTGTTCGTGAATTTGATTCAAGCGATAAGAACTTGATTTGGAATACTTTAGGGACTAAACAAAGATTGGCTACAGGTTTGGTTGATGAGGTTGTTGACGATACTGTTGACAGTATTAAGGCTTCTTTGGTTAATGAAATTAAAACTAAAAAAGATGCTCATCGAACAGAGAATGTCGACTTTTACTTAAGCTTGTTAGATAAGTTAGATTTGAGTAAAAAGTTAGATATTGAAACTTACGATGATTTATTTAAACAAGTCGAAACAGTTAAACATGATATTCCTGAGGCTATTACTAGTTTCAAAGAGGGAACTAAGAGTCGTGGTCGTGTTTGGTTTGAAGCTATTACTGGAATCAAGAATGCGACAAGTTCTGTTTCAACTGTGCTTCATGCTCAAAAGGATGGCAAAGAATATGTTGCCATTGTTCCTGATGCTGAAAATGATTTCCCACGTGTTCGTAATGGCGAAGTTGGTTTGCAAGAAGGATTCGCTGTGGCAAGCATTATTAATAAGGTTGTAGCAGAAGATAAAGATAAGGATGTCAAACGTCCAATTATCTTAATCGTTGATGTACCTAGTCAAGCTTATGGCTATCAAGAAGAATTGATTGGAATTCATGTGGCTCTTGGTTCAAGTGCTGCTGCATACGCTAAGGCTAGACAAGCTGGGCACCCAGTAATTGACTTTATTCCAGGAGATGCTGTATCTGGTGGTTTCTTAGCTCATGGACTTCAATCAAACCGTATGATTGCACTTGATGATGATTCAATCACGATTCAAGCTATGTCAAAGGCTAGTGCTGCAAGAATTACTCAAAGAACTATTTCTGAACTTGAAGAGGCCACTAAGCACGTACCAGCAATGGCTTATGATATTGATAATTATGAGAAATTAGGTGCTTTATACAAGTTAGTTAAGGGTATCGGTTCTTGGGAAGCTACTGATGAAAATGTCGAAAAAATTGATCAAATTATTGATGAAGCAATCGCAAGTTTAGATGGCGACAAGACTTTGCATTTCCGCTATGAGACACCAATTGCTAAGGCCAGTGGTCGTAAGGCTACTTTGAAAGTCCGTCAATTAGTTGATGAACAATGGTAG
- a CDS encoding malonate decarboxylase subunit delta, with protein sequence MEKLHFNFDTTDAIAKPVHVGVVASGDLEVIFRPTDKKTEVNIVTGSDGFKEVWANVLKRFFDRYPIQANIEINDFGSTPGVVNLRLTQALEELKNEE encoded by the coding sequence ATGGAAAAATTACACTTTAATTTCGATACAACTGATGCAATTGCAAAACCAGTCCATGTTGGTGTTGTTGCATCTGGCGATCTCGAAGTTATTTTCAGACCAACAGATAAGAAAACAGAAGTTAATATCGTAACTGGTAGTGATGGTTTCAAAGAAGTTTGGGCAAATGTCTTGAAACGTTTCTTTGATAGATATCCAATCCAAGCCAACATTGAAATTAACGACTTTGGTTCAACTCCAGGAGTTGTTAATCTTCGTTTAACTCAAGCATTGGAGGAACTAAAAAATGAAGAATAG
- a CDS encoding triphosphoribosyl-dephospho-CoA synthase, giving the protein MIETNYLQLAQQAVIALKWEVSFSPKPGLVDAISNGSHTDMNIDLFYRSADSLLSGFEEMIRVSYQQPLDVKLREEIGRIGRIAEKNMFKATNGVNTHKGAIWSLGLLVSVISSLQTDDLEQILTGVKKLSRLQDKFVTKTKTHGMVTQQKYALTGAKGEAQSGFVNVSKALSFQAESDTYDTWMRRLLVLYSNVNDTNIVYRSNLQTLQEFQRLSSEIVRSSTSVIDNPQFKTLQTFTKEKNISPGGCADLFAASYFLKHLN; this is encoded by the coding sequence ATGATTGAAACAAATTATTTACAACTAGCACAACAAGCAGTGATAGCTTTAAAATGGGAGGTTTCTTTTTCGCCTAAACCTGGATTAGTCGATGCAATTTCTAATGGATCGCATACGGATATGAATATCGATTTATTTTATAGATCGGCAGATAGTTTACTAAGTGGTTTCGAAGAAATGATTCGTGTCTCTTATCAACAACCACTCGATGTTAAATTACGTGAAGAAATTGGTCGTATTGGAAGAATTGCCGAAAAAAATATGTTCAAGGCAACCAATGGGGTCAATACGCATAAAGGTGCTATTTGGAGCTTAGGATTATTGGTCAGTGTTATTAGTAGCTTACAAACCGATGATTTGGAACAGATCCTTACAGGAGTAAAGAAATTGTCACGTTTGCAGGATAAGTTTGTTACTAAAACTAAAACGCACGGGATGGTAACGCAACAAAAGTATGCTTTGACTGGAGCTAAAGGTGAAGCCCAAAGTGGTTTCGTCAATGTTTCTAAAGCCTTAAGTTTTCAAGCTGAAAGTGATACGTATGATACTTGGATGCGGAGATTGTTGGTTTTGTATAGCAATGTTAATGATACGAATATCGTTTATCGCAGTAATTTACAAACTTTACAAGAATTCCAACGACTCTCTTCAGAAATAGTACGTTCATCCACTAGCGTGATTGATAATCCGCAATTCAAAACTTTACAAACTTTCACCAAAGAAAAAAATATTTCTCCTGGTGGTTGTGCTGATTTGTTTGCTGCAAGTTACTTTTTAAAACATTTGAATTAG
- the mdcA gene encoding malonate decarboxylase subunit alpha: MANRSWTQNRDAKASKMSNISSLLDGKLVKTENAKELLENVIKPGDRVVLEGDNQKQASFLSETLASVDPEKVHDLHMIMSSVSRPEHLDIFETGIAKKLDFSFAGPQSTRISQMIADGTVEVGDIHTYLELYARLYVDLIPNVVLVAADKVDRDGNLYTGANTEETPVIVESAAFKDGIVIVQANEIVDKVPRVDIPGDWVDIVVPADEPYQLEPLFTRDPQNVTELQILMGMMAIRGIYEKHNVQTVNHGVGFNTAAIELLLPTYGEQLGLKGKIVPNWEVNPTPTLIPAIESGWVQTIHSFGGEVGMENYIAHRPDIFFVGKDGSMRSNRAFGQMAGQYALDMFVGSTLQIDKYGNSSTVTNGRLSGFGGAPNMGSNPHGRRHSTPAWQSLRPDNDPLGKGQKLVVQMVETFGSNKKPVFVDHLDAEEVQKEAKLANVPIMIYSEDTTHIVTEEGIAYLYKTDSMAERQAAIEAIAGVTPVGLRSNPKQLADLRAKGIVALPEDLDVHRNEAKRSLLAAQNMDDLVKWSDGLYNPPAKFRSWS; the protein is encoded by the coding sequence ATGGCTAATAGAAGTTGGACTCAAAACCGTGATGCCAAAGCTAGTAAGATGAGCAATATTTCATCATTATTAGACGGTAAGTTAGTTAAAACAGAAAATGCTAAAGAATTATTAGAAAATGTTATCAAACCTGGCGACAGAGTTGTTTTGGAAGGTGACAATCAAAAACAAGCTAGTTTCTTATCAGAGACTTTAGCTTCAGTAGATCCTGAAAAAGTTCATGATCTACATATGATCATGTCCAGTGTGTCCCGTCCTGAGCATTTGGATATTTTTGAAACTGGTATTGCTAAGAAATTAGACTTTTCCTTTGCAGGACCTCAGAGTACTAGAATTTCACAAATGATTGCTGATGGAACGGTGGAAGTTGGCGATATCCATACTTACTTAGAGTTATACGCTCGTTTGTATGTTGATTTGATTCCTAATGTTGTCCTAGTTGCCGCTGACAAAGTTGATCGTGATGGAAATCTTTATACCGGTGCTAATACAGAAGAGACACCAGTTATTGTTGAATCAGCTGCTTTCAAGGATGGAATCGTCATCGTTCAAGCTAATGAAATCGTTGATAAAGTTCCGCGTGTGGATATTCCTGGTGACTGGGTCGATATTGTTGTTCCTGCTGATGAACCATATCAATTGGAACCACTATTTACCCGTGATCCTCAAAATGTGACCGAATTGCAAATTCTTATGGGAATGATGGCAATCCGTGGTATTTATGAAAAACATAATGTTCAAACAGTTAACCATGGTGTTGGTTTCAATACTGCCGCAATTGAATTGTTATTGCCAACTTATGGTGAACAACTTGGTTTGAAGGGGAAGATTGTTCCTAATTGGGAAGTTAACCCAACACCTACTTTGATTCCTGCAATTGAAAGTGGCTGGGTCCAAACAATCCACAGTTTCGGTGGAGAAGTCGGAATGGAAAATTATATCGCTCATCGTCCTGATATTTTCTTCGTCGGTAAAGATGGCAGTATGCGTTCCAATCGTGCCTTTGGTCAAATGGCTGGTCAATATGCGCTAGACATGTTCGTGGGCTCAACTTTACAGATTGATAAATATGGTAATTCTTCAACTGTTACTAATGGACGTCTTTCTGGATTCGGTGGTGCTCCTAATATGGGTAGTAATCCACATGGTCGTCGTCATTCAACCCCAGCTTGGCAAAGTTTGCGTCCTGACAATGATCCATTAGGTAAAGGACAAAAATTAGTTGTACAAATGGTTGAGACGTTTGGCTCCAATAAGAAACCAGTATTCGTTGATCATTTGGATGCCGAAGAAGTTCAAAAGGAAGCTAAGTTAGCTAACGTTCCTATTATGATCTATAGCGAAGATACGACTCATATCGTGACAGAAGAGGGAATTGCTTATCTTTACAAGACCGATAGTATGGCCGAAAGACAAGCCGCGATTGAGGCAATTGCTGGTGTCACACCAGTCGGTTTGAGAAGTAATCCTAAACAATTAGCTGATCTACGTGCTAAAGGAATCGTTGCTTTACCAGAAGACTTAGACGTACATCGTAATGAAGCTAAGAGATCGCTTCTTGCAGCTCAAAACATGGACGACTTAGTTAAGTGGTCAGATGGACTCTACAATCCACCTGCAAAATTCAGAAGTTGGTCATAA
- a CDS encoding ACP S-malonyltransferase codes for MWIFPGQGGQRSGMLKEVPQEMIQRVKELTGVQLQDDEKAYHDSIQIQLGILMLQLFSIRQLQSIKQKPDAVAGHSLGIFAAAVASGVISEDDAIKIVYIRSMKMQESYPTGYGMGAIVGLTRKEVSNLVSQVNNNDQPVFTSNQNSELQTVISGSIVGIKKVLTLAKENSAQKTVLLKVPVPSHSPLMQKVADVLEKELANIELQNPQCTYLANYNGHAIRKVDGIKYDMINNLTHPVYWDTMMDVASELGIDTTLEIKPGQTFTKLVKSKFPDFRTITMNSMNLDDIEFLLEKWKRG; via the coding sequence TTGTGGATATTTCCAGGCCAAGGTGGTCAAAGAAGTGGGATGTTGAAAGAAGTCCCACAAGAAATGATTCAACGGGTAAAAGAATTAACTGGAGTGCAATTGCAAGATGATGAGAAAGCATATCATGATTCGATTCAGATTCAGTTAGGAATTTTGATGTTGCAATTATTTAGTATCCGACAGTTACAGTCAATTAAGCAAAAACCAGACGCAGTTGCAGGTCATTCTTTAGGAATTTTTGCAGCAGCAGTTGCTTCAGGTGTTATTAGTGAAGATGATGCGATTAAGATTGTCTACATCCGTTCAATGAAGATGCAAGAATCTTATCCAACAGGCTATGGGATGGGTGCAATCGTTGGCTTGACGAGAAAAGAAGTTTCCAATTTAGTGAGTCAAGTTAATAATAATGACCAACCAGTCTTTACTTCAAATCAAAACTCGGAATTACAAACTGTGATTTCTGGCTCGATTGTGGGTATTAAGAAAGTTTTGACATTGGCGAAGGAAAACAGTGCTCAGAAAACAGTACTTTTAAAAGTGCCAGTTCCGTCACATTCTCCTTTGATGCAAAAAGTTGCTGACGTGTTGGAAAAAGAATTGGCAAATATTGAATTGCAGAATCCACAATGTACTTACTTAGCTAATTACAATGGTCACGCTATAAGAAAAGTCGACGGTATCAAATACGATATGATCAACAACCTGACTCATCCCGTTTATTGGGACACGATGATGGATGTTGCGTCTGAACTTGGAATTGATACAACACTTGAGATTAAACCTGGGCAGACTTTTACTAAGTTAGTTAAGAGTAAGTTTCCTGATTTTAGAACCATCACCATGAATAGTATGAATCTCGATGATATTGAATTTTTGTTAGAAAAATGGAAAAGAGGATAA
- a CDS encoding LysR family transcriptional regulator: MNLNQLKYFVVVANQESITKAASILYVSQPAVSKTIKQLEDELNTKLFDRTGRTLKLNRAGKLFYSYVNDSLEELNRGISAVKGGLDQTQYPVSLLMEVASPFIPNIVTNIKEKFPNVRLNIAQHNVRETDFKRFDFIITSTPLQGLTNVPVLKEEIFVGWNINYGYSQHFVKPEELTSEKMIGLSPDNPLRVTIDKYFLKRDITLNYKYEADDPATVRGIIEAGVGLSFIPSVTWQTIDSKVQLARLTPDPLQRTIYLASPHKNLSNTQREISNELILIFLSFQRSELKI; this comes from the coding sequence TTGAATCTTAATCAATTAAAATATTTTGTCGTCGTTGCTAATCAGGAAAGCATCACCAAAGCAGCTAGTATTCTTTATGTATCGCAGCCTGCTGTGAGTAAAACTATCAAGCAATTAGAAGATGAATTGAATACCAAGCTGTTTGATCGGACGGGTCGAACTCTGAAATTGAATCGAGCTGGTAAATTATTTTACAGTTACGTCAACGACAGCCTAGAGGAATTGAATCGAGGAATATCTGCTGTTAAAGGTGGACTTGATCAAACTCAATATCCCGTTTCCCTATTAATGGAAGTAGCCTCTCCTTTTATTCCTAACATTGTCACTAATATTAAAGAAAAATTCCCTAATGTTAGATTGAACATCGCTCAACATAACGTTAGGGAAACCGATTTTAAACGATTCGACTTTATTATCACAAGTACTCCTTTACAAGGATTGACCAATGTACCCGTATTAAAGGAAGAAATTTTTGTTGGTTGGAATATCAACTACGGTTATAGCCAGCATTTCGTCAAACCAGAGGAATTAACTTCTGAGAAAATGATTGGTCTCTCTCCTGACAACCCCTTGCGTGTGACAATCGATAAATATTTTTTAAAACGGGATATCACTTTAAACTATAAGTATGAGGCCGATGATCCGGCAACTGTCCGTGGAATCATTGAAGCTGGTGTTGGTCTAAGTTTTATTCCCTCTGTCACTTGGCAAACTATCGATTCCAAAGTCCAACTAGCACGCCTGACTCCTGACCCTTTACAACGAACGATTTATCTTGCTTCACCCCATAAAAATCTTAGCAATACCCAACGTGAAATCAGTAATGAACTGATTTTGATTTTCTTATCCTTTCAACGCTCCGAATTAAAAATTTAG
- a CDS encoding acyltransferase family protein encodes MNIKKDITPKADIGDYMKVFACTAVMMQTVLSLVLSANPSFSYQTPIGIIYNLVKFTAPAFIFGILYTTTRTTNENTWGNYGGYMKKQWSALFVPTIWWTLAYLLIFPNVQQVNKFNNLASFCWHFINGNAAPHLWYNTMMLQFIILMPFFWALAHWVKGNVKRGLWTIILTVLVFGAWIYFYDMQVFHGPHEQSWYLLDRIFISFAIYGIFGVLAWMFRTKLESFLKKAFPILIILLVAVFYWTNRELFAFGYPVSLANAPYYKPSMTLYALLVIGLVATLAIHHINTNSKALPIFHFLATYAYRAYLSNVFWLQIIWRLGGQNLSEINPILAIVVCYLLTWILSFASAYTFHIVWSKVKNSVTRQGVSTETK; translated from the coding sequence ATGAATATAAAAAAAGACATTACGCCCAAAGCTGATATAGGTGACTATATGAAAGTCTTTGCTTGTACTGCCGTTATGATGCAGACCGTACTTAGTTTAGTTTTATCAGCCAATCCTAGTTTTAGTTATCAAACTCCAATCGGAATTATTTATAACTTGGTGAAGTTTACTGCTCCAGCCTTTATTTTTGGTATTTTATATACCACGACTCGGACCACAAATGAAAACACCTGGGGTAATTATGGTGGATATATGAAGAAACAATGGTCTGCTCTTTTTGTGCCCACGATTTGGTGGACCCTAGCTTACCTATTAATTTTTCCAAATGTCCAACAAGTCAATAAATTTAATAATCTTGCTTCTTTTTGTTGGCATTTCATCAATGGTAATGCTGCACCGCACTTGTGGTATAACACGATGATGTTACAGTTCATCATCTTAATGCCTTTCTTTTGGGCTCTAGCCCATTGGGTAAAGGGCAATGTTAAACGTGGTCTTTGGACCATTATTTTGACTGTATTAGTATTCGGTGCTTGGATTTATTTCTACGATATGCAAGTCTTTCACGGACCTCATGAACAAAGTTGGTACTTACTGGATAGAATCTTTATTAGTTTCGCTATCTATGGTATTTTTGGAGTCTTAGCTTGGATGTTTCGTACTAAATTGGAAAGCTTTCTCAAAAAGGCCTTTCCAATTTTGATAATCTTACTAGTAGCTGTCTTCTACTGGACCAACCGCGAATTATTTGCTTTCGGATACCCAGTTAGTTTAGCCAATGCGCCTTACTATAAGCCTTCAATGACACTGTATGCTCTTTTAGTAATCGGATTAGTAGCAACACTTGCAATTCATCACATTAATACTAATTCGAAAGCTTTACCGATTTTTCACTTTCTAGCAACTTACGCTTATCGAGCTTACCTGTCCAACGTTTTCTGGCTTCAAATCATTTGGAGATTAGGTGGACAAAATTTATCAGAAATTAATCCAATTTTAGCTATTGTTGTTTGCTATTTATTAACTTGGATATTATCATTTGCTTCAGCCTACACGTTCCACATTGTTTGGTCTAAAGTTAAAAATTCTGTTACTAGACAGGGTGTTTCTACCGAAACCAAATAA
- the clpP gene encoding ATP-dependent Clp endopeptidase proteolytic subunit ClpP, translating into MLVPTVIEQSSRGERAYDIYSRLLKDRIIMLSGEVNSQMANTVIAELLFLDAQDSDKDISMYINSPGGSVTDGLAIMDTMNFVKSDVQTIATGMAASMASVLLSAGTKGKRFALPNSTVLIHQPLGGAQGQQTEIEIAAQEILKTRKRLNHILADNSGQTFEKLQKDTDRDNYMTAQEAKDYGLIDEIMTNKAEK; encoded by the coding sequence ATGTTAGTTCCTACAGTTATTGAACAGAGTTCACGTGGCGAACGTGCCTATGATATTTACTCAAGATTATTAAAAGACAGAATCATCATGTTGTCAGGTGAGGTTAACAGTCAAATGGCTAATACAGTCATTGCTGAATTGCTATTCCTAGACGCTCAGGATTCAGATAAGGATATTTCTATGTACATCAACTCTCCCGGTGGCTCAGTTACCGATGGATTGGCTATCATGGATACTATGAATTTCGTTAAATCTGACGTCCAAACAATTGCAACAGGTATGGCTGCTTCAATGGCCAGTGTCTTGTTGTCAGCTGGTACTAAAGGCAAGCGTTTTGCCCTACCAAACTCAACTGTCCTCATTCACCAACCATTAGGTGGTGCTCAAGGTCAACAAACAGAAATTGAAATTGCTGCTCAAGAGATCTTGAAGACAAGAAAGAGATTAAATCACATTTTGGCTGATAATTCTGGTCAAACCTTTGAAAAACTACAAAAGGATACTGATCGTGACAACTACATGACAGCCCAAGAAGCTAAGGATTATGGTTTGATTGATGAAATCATGACTAATAAAGCTGAAAAGTAA